In the genome of Leptolyngbya sp. CCY15150, one region contains:
- the ltaE gene encoding low-specificity L-threonine aldolase: MMIDLRSDTITQPTPEMRQAIAQAPVGDDVLGDDPTVQALETYVAQLLGKEAAVYMPSGTMTNQVALRVHTEPGDEVILEAEAHIYYYEGGGPAALSGVMCRLVAGQQGIFTAQDLLSVLRPSDPHFPRTRLVCLENTHNRGGGRIFPLADIQAIAEICRDRHLNLHLDGARFWNACVATGLSPADYAAPFDTISVCFSKGLGAPVGSALVGSAADMQRARRFRKLFGGGMRQAGLLAAGALYALQHHYDRLADDHAHAQILAQSLAEIPGIQVHPADVQTNIVVFQTPDRDAVAVAKQLDQQGVRVLPVGPHALRAVTNLMVSRAQIQQVPERVQAVLGSGIALS; the protein is encoded by the coding sequence ATGATGATTGATCTCCGCAGCGATACGATTACCCAGCCTACCCCAGAGATGCGTCAAGCGATCGCCCAAGCGCCGGTGGGCGATGATGTTCTAGGTGATGATCCCACGGTGCAAGCGCTAGAAACCTATGTGGCTCAGCTTCTGGGTAAAGAGGCAGCGGTCTATATGCCCTCGGGCACGATGACCAATCAAGTGGCTCTGCGGGTGCATACGGAGCCGGGAGATGAGGTGATTCTGGAAGCGGAAGCCCATATCTACTACTATGAAGGCGGTGGGCCGGCGGCTCTTTCTGGGGTCATGTGCCGCTTAGTGGCTGGACAACAGGGCATTTTCACGGCCCAGGATTTACTATCGGTGCTGCGGCCGTCCGATCCACATTTTCCTCGCACCCGCTTGGTTTGTTTAGAAAATACCCATAATCGCGGCGGCGGTCGTATCTTTCCTTTGGCAGACATCCAGGCTATTGCGGAGATCTGTCGCGATCGCCATCTAAACCTGCATCTAGACGGAGCCCGCTTTTGGAATGCTTGTGTCGCGACAGGTCTATCGCCCGCAGACTATGCTGCCCCCTTTGACACCATCAGCGTCTGTTTCTCGAAGGGTTTAGGTGCGCCGGTGGGGTCTGCGTTGGTCGGATCAGCGGCAGATATGCAGCGCGCTCGACGGTTTCGTAAGCTATTCGGCGGTGGAATGCGTCAGGCCGGCCTCTTGGCTGCCGGTGCCCTCTATGCCCTGCAGCATCACTACGATCGCCTGGCTGATGATCACGCCCACGCGCAGATTCTGGCTCAATCCCTAGCTGAAATTCCCGGTATTCAGGTGCATCCTGCGGATGTGCAGACCAATATCGTCGTGTTCCAAACGCCCGATCGAGATGCTGTGGCGGTAGCCAAACAGCTTGACCAGCAAGGGGTTAGGGTCTTGCCCGTTGGCCCCCACGCCCTGCGGGCCGTGACGAACTTGATGGTGTCTAGGGCACAGATTCAACAGGTGCCGGAACGGGTGCAGGCTGTGCTGGGATCAGGCATCGCCCTATCCTAG
- a CDS encoding filamentous hemagglutinin N-terminal domain-containing protein, with translation MNYRLCGYGGSLLLAVWSGMAIAPRSVAQSIMPANDGTGTEVRQVDGQFDIDGGQLSQDGRNLFHSFEQFGLDEAQIANFLSQPEIDNILGRVVGGSPSIIQGILQVSGGASNLYLMNPAGIVFGETASLNVPASFTATTADRVDFAEGWWMIGETPVDQDLVGDPTAFRFGPESSGAIVNAGTLQVLPGEHLTLLGGTVVSTGQLIAPGGTITLATVPGGHGVRMSQPGQVLSLEIQPMGEGEITEAPEIAIASLPQLLTRADIGHAQGVTVMEDGTVYLNGSGIAIAEGDLAVQQLAAQDAILSSSRIISLVESELITDGDLSLRATDTLTLRDSVTTPLVIQAGGDLILQGDRSVDILALNHPAFPLQSGGLFQLISDGVISTDAHFVSGGAFSIVNLSGQPASFVSLYDPIISADGDVQFGDYTGAALLVEATGSIEGGTITITQPDLTYSVIPDWEIVGVGRVEFSNYDAANADVVPAQVVITTRDLNGANGLNNASVPAAELEAFLELGAGDLSSLGNGAAVDGSGMRTTVTVAAGDVIRLNWQFFSNGLNDLLPGTNNFAVVSLSGPDVVVTELVNTDFPGGFPLISAEVNQALDNFLSSVTEVSGALPQTIEIPVAVAGTYTLGIAVINADAVESATLLVDSITPNPITIDDRSLLASSPALILRAGVETLQYAPNVPQVDVPTVPTDFTSSDTTTSPASIRVGDINTEFFNSDGMRRGGGPVVLAAPGDIQVGSITTGGEFEDTEVGGFVSLTAGQDIEVVTIDTSGFDGGDVTIRAGGTFRATGTFLSDDFDFDPSNDAINSGPGDGSTIPARQIPTSINATAFAGGATITIEHGGREFLVGPIFERDFEGRVVYVNDAGNVVTYLNAEGAINRDPEGRVVFTDADGNETLDATPLYAFLDVDELSDDVSYTAGAITSNQANAGAVTSFRDRPFLTDESVSLGDGRIQVLSNYTPPDIPGGETPGGETPGGETPGGETPGGETPGGEIPGGETPGGETPGGETPGGETPGGETPGGETPGGETPGGETPGGETPGGETPGGEAPGGETPGGETPGGETPGGETPGGDSGVDRPRPNETLANDPCSANSLLAFQVSNDAILELDDSIVAELQTSRAGQNALCNQPEPSRPDRVRSPSQDELQSQDEPQSQAVPNRVGSDRPMELPQVDQPEVQI, from the coding sequence ATGAACTATCGTCTATGTGGGTATGGCGGATCGCTGCTGCTGGCTGTGTGGAGTGGGATGGCGATCGCTCCCAGAAGCGTAGCCCAATCCATCATGCCAGCCAATGACGGCACAGGTACAGAAGTACGCCAAGTTGACGGTCAATTTGATATCGACGGTGGGCAGCTATCCCAGGATGGTCGTAACCTATTCCATAGTTTTGAGCAATTTGGCTTAGATGAGGCGCAGATTGCAAATTTCTTATCTCAACCTGAGATTGACAATATCCTAGGTCGGGTTGTCGGTGGTAGTCCCTCGATCATCCAAGGCATTCTTCAGGTGAGTGGTGGTGCATCGAATCTGTATTTGATGAACCCGGCGGGGATTGTGTTTGGAGAAACGGCTAGCTTGAATGTGCCGGCCAGCTTTACGGCTACCACGGCCGACCGTGTTGACTTTGCCGAAGGCTGGTGGATGATCGGGGAAACGCCAGTTGATCAAGACTTAGTCGGTGATCCAACGGCATTTAGGTTTGGGCCAGAGTCGTCGGGCGCGATCGTCAATGCCGGTACCCTGCAGGTGTTGCCGGGAGAACATCTGACCCTGTTGGGTGGCACAGTAGTCAGCACAGGGCAACTGATTGCACCGGGAGGCACCATCACCCTAGCCACGGTGCCGGGAGGCCATGGTGTCCGCATGAGCCAGCCAGGGCAGGTGTTGAGTCTGGAGATTCAGCCTATGGGGGAGGGGGAGATCACGGAAGCGCCGGAAATAGCGATCGCCTCTTTGCCCCAGCTCTTGACCCGTGCTGACATCGGCCATGCTCAAGGGGTGACGGTGATGGAGGATGGTACCGTCTACCTGAACGGATCAGGGATAGCGATCGCCGAGGGTGATCTAGCCGTTCAGCAGTTGGCTGCACAGGACGCGATTCTATCGTCTAGCAGAATTATCTCCTTGGTGGAAAGTGAGTTGATCACCGACGGTGATTTATCTCTACGGGCAACGGATACGCTCACCCTCCGGGACAGTGTGACCACGCCTTTGGTGATTCAAGCAGGCGGAGATCTGATACTCCAGGGCGATCGCTCGGTGGATATTCTAGCGCTCAACCATCCAGCCTTTCCCCTGCAAAGCGGCGGTTTATTCCAACTGATCAGCGATGGGGTGATTTCCACCGATGCGCATTTTGTATCGGGTGGGGCATTTTCTATTGTGAACTTGTCAGGGCAACCGGCCTCCTTCGTCAGTCTTTATGATCCAATTATCAGCGCTGATGGAGATGTGCAATTTGGAGACTATACCGGCGCTGCACTCTTAGTAGAAGCCACGGGAAGTATTGAGGGTGGTACAATCACTATCACTCAACCGGATTTAACCTACAGCGTTATTCCAGATTGGGAAATCGTTGGTGTGGGGCGGGTAGAATTTTCCAATTATGATGCCGCTAATGCCGATGTGGTGCCTGCTCAAGTTGTGATTACGACCAGAGATCTGAATGGGGCAAATGGACTAAATAATGCAAGCGTGCCAGCGGCGGAGCTAGAAGCGTTCTTAGAGTTAGGTGCAGGTGACTTATCTAGTCTGGGAAATGGTGCAGCAGTTGATGGATCAGGCATGCGCACGACGGTAACGGTTGCGGCAGGTGATGTTATTCGTCTTAACTGGCAGTTCTTCAGCAATGGATTAAATGACTTGTTGCCAGGTACGAATAACTTTGCCGTTGTTTCTCTGTCTGGGCCAGACGTTGTCGTAACGGAGTTGGTGAATACAGACTTCCCAGGAGGATTTCCTCTCATTTCAGCAGAGGTTAATCAAGCTCTAGATAACTTTCTATCCTCCGTGACCGAGGTTTCTGGTGCCTTGCCGCAAACCATTGAAATTCCCGTTGCGGTAGCAGGTACCTACACTTTAGGTATTGCTGTGATCAATGCTGATGCGGTGGAGTCTGCGACACTGCTGGTAGACTCAATCACGCCCAACCCGATTACAATTGACGATCGCTCCTTGCTAGCTTCCAGCCCGGCACTCATCCTTCGGGCAGGTGTCGAGACATTACAGTATGCCCCCAATGTTCCACAAGTTGACGTGCCCACGGTACCCACTGATTTTACTTCATCGGATACAACTACATCCCCCGCTAGCATTCGCGTGGGCGATATTAATACAGAATTTTTTAATTCAGATGGCATGCGCCGTGGAGGTGGCCCAGTTGTCCTTGCTGCGCCGGGCGATATTCAAGTTGGATCGATTACGACGGGAGGAGAGTTTGAAGATACGGAAGTGGGCGGCTTTGTTAGCCTGACAGCAGGACAAGATATTGAGGTCGTGACGATTGATACCTCAGGTTTTGATGGTGGGGATGTAACCATTCGCGCTGGCGGCACGTTTCGTGCAACGGGAACATTCTTGAGTGATGATTTTGATTTTGATCCTAGCAATGATGCCATTAATAGCGGGCCCGGAGACGGCAGCACCATTCCTGCTCGTCAAATTCCTACCAGCATCAATGCGACTGCTTTTGCTGGCGGTGCAACGATTACGATTGAACATGGTGGACGGGAGTTCTTGGTGGGCCCTATTTTTGAGCGAGACTTCGAGGGCCGTGTTGTTTATGTGAATGATGCCGGTAATGTTGTTACCTACCTGAATGCAGAGGGTGCGATCAACCGAGATCCAGAGGGAAGGGTTGTTTTTACAGATGCTGATGGTAACGAAACCCTGGATGCGACTCCGCTTTATGCTTTCCTAGATGTTGATGAGTTATCCGATGATGTCAGCTATACTGCTGGTGCGATTACCTCCAATCAAGCCAATGCTGGAGCCGTTACCTCGTTTAGGGATCGCCCGTTTCTGACGGATGAGTCTGTATCTCTTGGAGATGGGCGAATTCAAGTTTTATCCAACTATACACCGCCGGACATTCCCGGTGGCGAGACTCCGGGCGGTGAGACTCCGGGCGGTGAGACTCCGGGCGGTGAGACTCCGGGCGGTGAGACTCCGGGCGGCGAGATTCCAGGCGGTGAGACCCCGGGTGGCGAGACCCCGGGTGGCGAGACTCCGGGTGGCGAGACTCCGGGCGGTGAGACCCCGGGCGGCGAGACCCCGGGCGGTGAGACTCCGGGCGGCGAGACCCCGGGCGGTGAGACTCCGGGTGGTGAGACTCCGGGTGGCGAGGCTCCGGGTGGCGAGACTCCGGGGGGCGAGACTCCGGGCGGCGAGACTCCGGGCGGCGAGACTCCGGGGGGAGATTCTGGCGTCGATCGCCCCCGCCCTAATGAAACCCTCGCCAATGATCCCTGTAGCGCGAATTCCTTGTTAGCGTTTCAGGTTAGCAATGATGCCATCTTAGAACTGGATGATTCCATTGTTGCAGAGTTACAAACGAGTCGTGCGGGTCAAAATGCGTTGTGCAATCAGCCGGAACCGTCCCGCCCTGATCGCGTACGATCGCCCTCCCAGGATGAACTCCAGTCTCAGGATGAACCTCAGTCCCAAGCTGTCCCCAATCGAGTCGGAAGCGATCGCCCGATGGAGCTACCGCAGGTTGACCAACCGGAGGTACAGATTTGA
- a CDS encoding CHAT domain-containing tetratricopeptide repeat protein, whose protein sequence is MRRLMLALLGLAIALLLALPMSQPTLGAESQSLPVPDRVDGTEGDRLFQMGIDQYQANNFEQAIASWQQALEIYQQISHTAQIQATVSNLGAVSLALGRYTEAVTWLEIALDYARQEEHSLAQARTLGNLVIAHRSLGHYDRAIAVSQEALQIMRDLGNLAGEEQVLSNLGNVYERIGDYDRAIATYQQGLTLARALGDRQAEGIILSNVGGVYAAQGDHDRAIATYLSSLAIAQSIHDVAGEAHTRLNLGSAYFITHQDALALDYYQQSLSLAQALGDRPLESRVLNALGMAMAAGADYEHAIAYQERSVAIARLVSDVKELAAGLNNLGHSLFDAGRLPEAEVHLREAIDLWDQLRDNNRENDLYAISVFDTQVFSYNLLQQVLVEQGKIEAALEISEQGRSRAMSAILADRQTQDGDPPLEGGVAESTSFTLDDIRQTAETHQATIVEYSIIPDDSFRFQGKQRGREQELFIWVIQPTGELSFHRVDLSSLWSERYPSLANLVEFARQRLGARSEAAPSPVQAPDTRFIAAQLRQLHALLIEPIADDLPTDPSDRVVIIPHESLFLVPFAALQDSDGRYVLEQHTLLTAPSIQVLALASDPSRLSHQSTPWSFDRPADSLVVGNPTMPMVRSPNSEPYQLAPLPGSEQEAIAIAAFLNTQPLIGEAATVSAVLERLPQARLIHLATHGLLSYVEYDAPSSRDSLASVSTSLLSPGAIALTPSDDHNGLLTAEDIRQHHLNADLVVLSACDTGRGQITGDGVVGLSRSFLVAGAETLVVTLWAVPDASTAFLMTEFYQHLQHGLDKPTALRLAMLASLNNDQQPLDWGAFTLIGAP, encoded by the coding sequence ATGCGGCGTTTGATGTTGGCGTTACTGGGATTGGCGATCGCCCTTTTGCTTGCCCTACCGATGTCCCAGCCTACCCTAGGGGCTGAATCTCAATCCTTACCTGTTCCAGATAGGGTGGATGGTACTGAGGGCGATCGCTTGTTTCAGATGGGTATCGACCAGTATCAAGCCAATAATTTCGAGCAGGCGATCGCCTCTTGGCAGCAAGCGCTGGAGATTTATCAACAGATATCCCACACGGCCCAAATTCAGGCAACAGTCAGTAATCTTGGAGCTGTGTCCCTTGCCCTTGGGCGCTACACTGAGGCTGTTACCTGGTTAGAAATTGCCCTAGACTACGCACGACAGGAGGAACATTCCCTAGCTCAGGCGCGCACGTTAGGTAACCTAGTTATTGCTCATCGTTCCTTAGGGCACTATGACCGCGCCATTGCCGTCAGTCAGGAAGCTCTGCAGATCATGCGAGATCTAGGTAACCTTGCCGGGGAGGAGCAGGTGCTCAGTAATCTTGGTAATGTTTATGAACGTATCGGTGACTATGACAGGGCGATCGCTACCTATCAACAGGGGCTGACTCTAGCGCGGGCCTTAGGCGATCGCCAAGCAGAGGGAATTATCTTATCCAATGTAGGAGGAGTCTATGCGGCTCAAGGGGATCATGACCGAGCGATCGCTACCTATCTATCAAGTCTAGCGATCGCCCAATCGATCCATGATGTAGCAGGGGAAGCCCATACGCGCCTCAATTTAGGATCTGCATACTTCATCACCCATCAAGATGCCCTAGCTCTTGATTATTATCAACAGAGCCTATCTCTAGCCCAAGCGCTAGGCGATCGCCCGTTGGAAAGTCGTGTGTTGAATGCTCTGGGCATGGCGATGGCGGCAGGAGCAGACTATGAACATGCCATTGCCTATCAAGAACGCAGCGTCGCGATCGCTCGCTTGGTGAGCGATGTGAAGGAGTTAGCTGCGGGCTTGAATAACCTAGGACATAGTCTATTTGATGCAGGACGATTACCCGAGGCAGAGGTGCATCTCAGGGAGGCGATCGACCTTTGGGATCAGCTTCGAGACAATAACCGCGAGAATGATCTCTATGCCATCTCGGTGTTTGATACCCAGGTCTTTAGCTATAACCTCTTGCAGCAGGTGCTGGTAGAACAAGGAAAGATAGAGGCGGCGTTGGAGATCTCTGAGCAGGGGCGATCGCGGGCTATGTCTGCTATCCTAGCCGATCGACAAACCCAGGACGGCGATCCCCCTTTGGAGGGTGGAGTGGCAGAATCTACATCATTTACCCTGGACGACATTCGTCAAACGGCTGAAACTCATCAGGCAACGATCGTTGAATATTCTATTATTCCAGATGATAGCTTTCGCTTCCAAGGTAAACAACGGGGGCGAGAACAGGAGTTATTTATCTGGGTGATACAGCCGACGGGCGAGTTGAGCTTTCACCGAGTGGATCTCAGCAGTCTTTGGTCGGAGCGATATCCAAGCTTGGCTAACTTAGTGGAGTTTGCCCGCCAGCGCCTAGGTGCCCGCAGTGAGGCTGCTCCCAGTCCCGTGCAAGCGCCAGATACTCGGTTTATTGCTGCCCAACTGCGGCAGCTCCATGCCTTACTCATCGAGCCAATTGCCGATGATCTACCGACGGATCCTAGCGATCGCGTTGTGATCATTCCCCATGAGTCTCTCTTCTTGGTTCCATTTGCAGCCCTGCAGGACTCAGATGGACGCTATGTGCTAGAACAACATACCTTATTGACGGCTCCATCCATCCAGGTGCTAGCTCTCGCTTCTGATCCGTCTCGCTTATCTCATCAATCCACACCTTGGAGCTTCGATCGCCCTGCTGATAGCCTCGTAGTGGGTAATCCAACCATGCCTATGGTGCGATCGCCTAATTCAGAGCCCTACCAGCTTGCACCCCTCCCTGGTTCTGAACAAGAAGCCATCGCGATCGCCGCTTTTTTGAATACGCAACCCCTGATTGGCGAAGCTGCTACTGTATCAGCGGTGCTAGAACGCTTACCTCAAGCGCGGCTAATTCACTTGGCTACCCACGGTCTGTTGAGCTATGTGGAGTATGACGCCCCATCGTCGCGTGATTCTTTAGCATCGGTCAGTACCTCGCTGCTTTCCCCAGGCGCGATCGCCTTGACTCCCTCGGATGATCATAATGGATTGCTGACGGCGGAGGATATTCGTCAACACCATCTGAATGCCGATCTTGTGGTGTTGAGTGCCTGTGATACTGGTCGAGGGCAGATTACTGGAGATGGGGTGGTTGGCTTATCGCGATCGTTCCTAGTGGCTGGAGCTGAGACGCTGGTTGTGACTCTGTGGGCGGTGCCGGATGCCTCTACGGCCTTTTTGATGACTGAATTTTATCAACATCTTCAACATGGTTTAGATAAACCTACTGCTTTACGCTTGGCGATGTTAGCAAGTTTAAATAATGATCAGCAGCCCCTAGACTGGGGCGCTTTTACGTTGATTGGGGCTCCCTAG
- a CDS encoding HAMP domain-containing protein, which yields MKIRTQSVLAILPIFISVAAINGFLTYTSEQQENRWALEEESIALTIAIAEFMKSDRYNRVLSSSPEDTENTTDFEDLQGSLERILLRGQAKYILTRSLDGQELLHHVSTGHPQDEHQALPQEALQSLESDGIWISPLRFLNADISILESCTPISDRGTSTSILCTGISANPFLQQMTLSRQKVLASTTVIVATGLILTLSIATLMTRKLRQLADAAEVVAAGNYDQQFDIDMIQEVRDLSNTLSTMSSVMGETLMRAKRSLVENERFRTISTLAKTYQSTVNHSIRLQTTDIEIAGDIFEGDRRSTDFLDTCHTEQGTYIILGNLIPDQAAQLDSLIDTSATVSLLQQLLKVRPCPEAIAQATPLFAIQNLHCLFVSSNDQTFTLDHWSYETAHLKHQHHTLDHERPWVLTVARDPCIDHRVEDFIQRFSHLSAVDLMDDLQIICRDCNTSGIMVIIKPSPREPQST from the coding sequence ATGAAAATTCGTACTCAGAGCGTTTTAGCCATTCTTCCTATTTTTATTAGCGTAGCTGCCATCAATGGATTTTTAACCTATACCTCTGAGCAGCAGGAAAATCGCTGGGCCCTAGAAGAAGAGAGTATCGCCCTCACCATAGCCATTGCCGAATTTATGAAGAGCGATCGCTATAATCGTGTTCTGTCCTCCAGCCCTGAAGATACTGAAAACACCACAGACTTCGAAGACCTGCAGGGGAGTCTAGAGCGCATTTTACTCCGAGGGCAAGCTAAGTATATTCTAACGCGATCGCTGGATGGGCAAGAATTACTCCACCACGTTTCCACAGGCCATCCCCAAGATGAACATCAGGCATTACCCCAAGAAGCCCTGCAGTCTCTAGAAAGTGATGGCATTTGGATTAGCCCCCTTCGATTTTTGAATGCCGATATTTCTATCCTCGAAAGCTGTACCCCCATCAGCGATCGTGGCACCTCCACAAGCATCCTATGTACTGGCATTAGCGCTAATCCCTTTCTCCAGCAAATGACCCTGAGTCGGCAGAAAGTGCTCGCTTCAACCACAGTGATTGTTGCGACTGGATTGATATTGACCCTCTCTATTGCCACCCTGATGACTCGAAAACTTCGTCAGCTAGCAGATGCTGCCGAGGTTGTAGCCGCTGGTAACTATGATCAACAGTTTGACATCGATATGATTCAAGAGGTTCGAGATCTCAGCAATACCTTGAGCACCATGAGTAGCGTCATGGGTGAAACCTTGATGCGGGCCAAGCGCAGCCTTGTGGAAAATGAACGGTTTAGAACCATCTCCACCCTGGCAAAAACCTATCAAAGTACGGTGAATCATAGTATTCGTTTGCAAACAACTGATATTGAGATAGCTGGGGATATCTTCGAGGGCGATCGCCGTTCTACAGACTTTTTGGACACATGTCATACAGAACAAGGTACTTATATTATTCTTGGCAATCTTATACCTGATCAGGCTGCTCAATTGGATAGCCTGATCGATACATCCGCCACCGTTAGCCTGCTCCAACAGCTCCTCAAGGTTCGTCCCTGTCCAGAAGCGATCGCTCAAGCAACCCCACTTTTCGCTATCCAAAACCTGCATTGTCTATTCGTATCCTCCAACGATCAGACCTTCACGCTTGACCATTGGAGTTATGAAACAGCCCATCTCAAACATCAGCACCACACCCTAGACCATGAACGTCCTTGGGTCTTAACCGTAGCCAGAGACCCCTGCATAGATCACCGAGTTGAGGACTTCATCCAGCGTTTTAGCCATCTATCGGCGGTCGATCTCATGGATGATCTCCAGATTATTTGCCGTGATTGCAACACCAGCGGCATCATGGTGATCATCAAGCCAAGTCCTAGGGAGCCCCAATCAACGTAA
- a CDS encoding cyclic nucleotide-binding domain-containing protein codes for MSPKHHFFSLKLSPPFDRLNDPELILLANLAQERHYEPGSLVYRGGRPLSYLYITIQGSLCVQTSPPIRLPRVFGEESLLFNRAIAHDLHADREGATCLLFRKENFFTMVYECPSLLLGFCHTTVDTPSLFIPSYTT; via the coding sequence ATGAGTCCTAAGCATCACTTCTTTTCCCTCAAGCTTTCTCCGCCCTTTGATCGCCTCAACGATCCAGAGCTAATTTTGCTGGCCAACCTAGCCCAAGAGCGCCACTATGAACCCGGTAGCCTAGTCTACCGAGGAGGCAGACCCTTAAGTTACCTCTATATCACTATCCAGGGTAGTCTCTGTGTTCAAACATCTCCCCCCATCCGACTACCAAGGGTGTTTGGAGAAGAATCCTTGCTGTTCAATCGAGCGATCGCCCATGATCTTCATGCAGATAGAGAAGGAGCCACCTGCCTCTTATTTAGAAAAGAAAACTTTTTCACCATGGTCTACGAATGCCCATCGCTCCTGCTCGGCTTCTGCCATACAACCGTTGATACCCCGTCGCTGTTTATCCCCTCATACACAACCTGA